One genomic window of Evansella cellulosilytica DSM 2522 includes the following:
- a CDS encoding ABC transporter permease, which translates to MLNVQSKVINIVKDFDWRQYIVYIAFVLLFIYFAVTLSNEGFLTTNNLMNIARQTAMISIMGVAMTFVIASKEIDLSVGSVAALSAITTALTMQAGLGMITAVIVGLATGLLIGFINGYLVTKIAIPSFLVTLAMMMIARGLAMWISGTAPIPISSESYIFLFGSGDILGIPILLVWTLIIAVLGHFVLRKTTFGRQTLAAGGNETAATFSGIRTMKIKMTVFMVSGMAAALAGMLYAGRLHAGRFTFGQGDELSVIAAVILGGTSLFGGVGTVVGTIFGSIMIGTINNALILQGLDVSQQQVIQGIIIILAVAFGRKKKKA; encoded by the coding sequence ATGTTGAACGTGCAATCCAAGGTGATTAATATAGTGAAAGATTTTGATTGGAGACAATATATTGTCTATATAGCATTTGTACTATTATTTATTTACTTTGCAGTTACGCTATCAAATGAAGGCTTTCTGACAACGAATAATTTAATGAATATTGCTAGACAAACCGCAATGATTTCTATAATGGGGGTAGCGATGACTTTCGTCATAGCTTCAAAGGAAATTGACCTCTCTGTAGGATCAGTTGCTGCTTTATCTGCAATTACAACTGCGCTAACAATGCAAGCGGGACTAGGTATGATTACTGCTGTTATAGTTGGTTTAGCCACTGGCTTACTTATCGGTTTTATTAACGGGTACCTTGTAACGAAAATAGCAATACCGAGTTTCTTGGTTACATTGGCCATGATGATGATTGCTCGTGGATTAGCAATGTGGATTTCTGGCACAGCTCCGATCCCTATTTCTAGTGAAAGCTATATCTTCTTGTTTGGATCAGGAGATATCTTAGGTATTCCTATTCTTCTAGTTTGGACATTAATTATTGCTGTTCTTGGTCATTTCGTATTACGTAAAACAACCTTTGGTCGCCAAACACTTGCCGCTGGTGGAAATGAGACTGCAGCTACTTTCTCAGGAATACGTACGATGAAAATTAAGATGACTGTTTTTATGGTATCGGGTATGGCGGCAGCGCTTGCTGGGATGCTTTACGCTGGTCGTTTGCATGCAGGAAGATTTACTTTTGGTCAGGGTGATGAGTTATCAGTAATTGCTGCAGTAATTCTTGGAGGGACGAGCTTATTTGGAGGAGTCGGAACTGTAGTAGGAACAATTTTCGGTTCCATTATGATTGGGACAATAAATAATGCTTTAATACTACAAGGGTTAGATGTTAGTCAGCAACAAGTAATCCAAGGAATAATTATTATTCTAGCCGTAGCCTTCGGTCGCAAAAAGAAAAAAGCTTAA
- a CDS encoding sugar phosphate isomerase/epimerase family protein, giving the protein MKVGTFTVLYQDKSFEETLDKLKGMGVEAVEIGTGNYPGSNHCKPDDLLDKPERIGKFKKAISERGMIISGLSCQGNPLHPNKGISDENHKVWVNTVKLAKQMEVDTVNCFSGCPGDGPNATVPNWVTCAWPPEFAELRKWQWDEVVVPYWKEQSKFAQDHGIKIAIEMHPGFVVYNTETLLELRKRAGDNIGANIDPSHLIWQGMDPVEIIKVLGDNDAIYHFHAKDTYIDERNKAINGVLDTKNYGDFLNRSWSFRTIGYGMSLQKWKTIFSVLQATGFDGVISIEHEDQLASRDEGLQRAIDTVKSAILKDKPDEMWWA; this is encoded by the coding sequence ATGAAAGTTGGTACATTTACTGTTTTATATCAAGATAAGTCATTTGAAGAGACGCTCGATAAGTTAAAAGGAATGGGTGTTGAAGCAGTTGAAATTGGAACTGGTAACTACCCAGGAAGTAACCACTGCAAACCAGATGACCTTTTAGACAAGCCGGAGAGAATTGGAAAGTTTAAAAAAGCGATATCTGAAAGAGGTATGATAATTAGTGGGCTAAGTTGTCAAGGGAACCCACTTCACCCAAACAAGGGTATATCTGATGAAAATCATAAGGTGTGGGTAAATACAGTGAAATTGGCTAAACAGATGGAGGTAGACACAGTAAATTGCTTCTCAGGATGTCCTGGAGATGGACCTAACGCAACTGTTCCAAACTGGGTTACCTGTGCATGGCCGCCAGAATTTGCAGAGTTACGTAAGTGGCAATGGGATGAAGTTGTTGTCCCATATTGGAAGGAACAATCTAAATTTGCTCAAGACCATGGAATTAAAATTGCCATAGAAATGCACCCAGGGTTTGTTGTATATAATACAGAGACACTTCTTGAACTGAGGAAAAGAGCAGGTGATAATATTGGTGCCAATATTGATCCGAGTCACCTTATTTGGCAAGGAATGGATCCAGTAGAGATCATAAAGGTATTGGGTGATAATGATGCTATATATCATTTTCATGCAAAAGACACGTATATTGATGAGAGAAATAAGGCAATTAATGGGGTTCTTGATACGAAAAATTATGGTGATTTCTTGAATCGTTCTTGGTCATTTAGAACAATTGGTTATGGCATGTCTCTTCAAAAATGGAAAACTATCTTCAGTGTATTACAGGCAACTGGTTTTGATGGAGTTATTTCAATTGAACATGAAGATCAATTGGCATCAAGAGATGAAGGATTGCAAAGAGCGATAGATACTGTAAAAAGTGCAATCTTGAAGGATAAGCCAGATGAAATGTGGTGGGCATAA
- a CDS encoding LacI family DNA-binding transcriptional regulator — protein MATINDVALKAGVSVATVSHVVNKTRYVSPETVKRVEEAINALDEVPNFIQKKRTAKEEYSNRFLVVFASDIFHPFQQSVIEQLNEQLKEQKKTNLIVVQADDNFEILENYAILKPKLCIGKVILLNVPLKKLYKEHSSLKGLPTIVVSENTFQLKGAAASNINFIVSNLYQGTQDATQHLINFGHEKIALVLPESYRNEDQNINDVYKGYKDAFGNKKVPFQKRMIIGKGVNENIDEEIRLLMNDNAPPTAVIVTDEHYLMLVLKYLNSRNLTCPEDLSIICINDLSWFEFFQPGITTVKQNYTLIAKKIIERMTDEKFLKYGLDIEERTVVIGTELKLRSSTGGIARGPFGEKAANVDTIQLSTSEKNKIKENKYTAVISFHYSGAAWMNLHESGIRDIFNELGISLLAVTDAHFDADMQNRQLQGLLSLDPDIFIAIPVDDNKTSDMFKKVAKSRSNLILITNVPKGINPDEYVSCVSVNEWSHGRLAGSGLGSSMRDLGKRKIGMIRFDSDFYATNQRDTAAKQMIIEEYKDLEIVKEVFFKDESDVYDETVKLMRENPDIEGLYVSWEGPATKVISALSAIGRNDVIIGTADLDYELALNIAENGNVKKVSTQLPYEQGQALALVAANTLLNKAVPKFIGVEPVEVTTDNLIKMWKKVFKEDAPEEIANAIKQNIQT, from the coding sequence GTGGCTACTATAAATGATGTGGCACTAAAAGCAGGTGTATCGGTAGCGACCGTTTCTCATGTGGTTAATAAGACGAGATACGTAAGTCCAGAAACGGTTAAACGAGTTGAAGAAGCAATCAATGCATTAGATGAAGTACCAAACTTTATACAAAAAAAAAGAACCGCAAAAGAAGAATATTCTAATCGTTTTTTAGTTGTATTTGCATCAGATATCTTTCATCCATTTCAACAGAGTGTGATTGAACAACTAAATGAGCAATTAAAAGAACAGAAGAAAACCAACCTTATCGTGGTTCAAGCAGACGATAATTTTGAAATATTGGAAAACTATGCTATTTTGAAACCAAAGCTTTGCATTGGGAAGGTCATTCTTCTCAATGTGCCATTAAAGAAATTGTATAAAGAGCACTCTTCCTTAAAAGGTTTACCCACTATTGTAGTAAGTGAAAATACCTTTCAGTTAAAAGGGGCGGCAGCTTCTAATATTAATTTTATTGTCTCAAATTTATATCAAGGAACACAAGATGCTACACAACATTTAATTAATTTTGGGCATGAAAAAATCGCATTAGTACTCCCTGAATCATATAGAAACGAAGACCAAAATATAAATGATGTGTATAAAGGGTATAAAGATGCATTCGGAAATAAAAAAGTACCTTTTCAAAAAAGGATGATTATTGGTAAAGGGGTTAATGAGAATATAGATGAAGAAATTCGTCTTTTGATGAATGACAATGCTCCACCGACGGCCGTTATTGTAACAGATGAACATTACCTAATGCTAGTATTAAAGTATTTAAACAGTAGGAATTTAACATGTCCTGAGGATTTATCGATAATCTGTATTAATGACTTGAGTTGGTTTGAGTTTTTTCAACCTGGAATTACGACAGTTAAGCAAAACTATACTTTAATTGCAAAAAAAATAATTGAGAGGATGACAGATGAAAAATTCTTGAAATATGGATTAGATATAGAAGAGCGAACAGTCGTTATTGGAACAGAACTTAAACTTCGATCTTCAACAGGTGGTATTGCTAGAGGACCGTTTGGAGAAAAAGCTGCAAATGTTGATACAATACAGCTATCAACCTCAGAAAAGAACAAGATAAAAGAAAATAAATATACTGCTGTAATCTCCTTTCATTATTCAGGAGCTGCATGGATGAATTTACACGAAAGTGGGATTAGAGATATCTTTAATGAATTAGGTATTTCACTTTTAGCTGTAACTGATGCTCATTTTGATGCAGATATGCAGAATAGACAGTTACAAGGGCTTCTCTCCTTAGATCCTGATATTTTTATTGCAATCCCTGTAGATGACAATAAAACCTCTGATATGTTTAAAAAAGTTGCGAAAAGTCGTTCGAATCTTATTTTAATTACGAATGTACCGAAGGGAATTAACCCTGATGAATATGTTAGCTGTGTCTCAGTTAATGAATGGTCTCATGGTCGTTTAGCGGGAAGTGGACTAGGCAGTAGTATGCGTGATTTAGGTAAGCGCAAAATAGGGATGATTCGGTTTGATTCCGATTTCTATGCTACAAACCAACGAGATACTGCTGCTAAACAAATGATTATTGAAGAGTATAAGGATCTTGAAATAGTTAAAGAAGTGTTCTTTAAGGATGAATCAGATGTATATGATGAAACAGTTAAACTAATGCGGGAGAACCCAGACATTGAAGGTCTGTATGTTTCATGGGAAGGTCCAGCAACCAAAGTTATTAGTGCGTTGTCCGCAATTGGGAGAAATGATGTTATCATTGGAACTGCGGATTTGGACTATGAGTTAGCTTTAAATATAGCTGAAAATGGCAATGTAAAAAAAGTTAGTACTCAACTTCCATATGAACAAGGTCAGGCACTTGCACTTGTAGCTGCTAATACTTTATTAAATAAAGCTGTTCCTAAGTTTATTGGAGTAGAACCTGTTGAAGTCACAACTGATAATTTAATTAAGATGTGGAAAAAAGTTTTTAAGGAAGATGCACCTGAAGAAATTGCCAATGCTATCAAACAAAATATTCAAACTTAG
- a CDS encoding InlB B-repeat-containing protein encodes MKRIRHITFLAAFICIIFVIYAIYHSVGQADSSVFAGGEGTKENPYLIETAAHLDNVRNYLGEGYHFQLVQDIDLTAYLDPGGPGWEPIGDNANRFEGHINGNGYRITGFFINRTDGNYIGLFGVIGENGLVRNLSLTGDYITVEGAPALVGALTGNNYGVIDNVSVEIGDGITLSPQSAYVGGLVGTNHGEIWNSNVNSDVNGGNEVGGLVGRNASNNTTRIGIIHNSHATGNVSGQDMVGGLVGNASGKIRYSYATGNVDGLESVGGLIGTSVRIEVDASYATSDVTGESSVGGLIGDVRIDNSRSSVRNSFAIGKVTLPSTGGDVGGLIGTNFSGDVENSYAAGQIEASGASNVGGLIGRQAGGFSSGTVENSFYDEDTTGQSDTGKGTPMSTADMKDRSTFEDAGWDFDWIWGIESDDYPHHDLYFTLTYQADDLDHGDVPSDEIHSRGSVVLVADQGNMSRTGYSFSGWNTALDGSGETYDPYSPVFNSFVMGANDKTLYAQWSINKYDVHFDGNDYDSGQAPLTETILYESEVNVPDQHTLVKDGYTFTGWNTERDGSGDFYEPGDTFRMGTEPVTLYAQWEINVYSVSFESNGGSQVSEVEAEYGTAITEPLPPEKEGHLFKGWYQDELLTEAWDFETSKVSENMILYAKWEINEYTVSFESNGGSQVSEVEAEYGSSITEPVPPEKEGHSFKGWYQDEFLTEAWDFKTDTVSGDMTLYAKWEINVYSVSFESNGGSQVSEVDTEFASLIEEPTPPEKEGHSFKGWYQDKLLTEAWEFETDTVIGDMTLYAKWEINVYTVSFATNGGSKVSEVDAEFASLIAEPTPPEKEGHSFKEWYQDELLTEAWEFERTRLTKI; translated from the coding sequence ATGAAGAGGATAAGACATATTACTTTCTTAGCAGCTTTTATTTGTATAATTTTTGTGATTTATGCCATATATCATTCTGTAGGTCAAGCAGATAGTTCAGTCTTTGCAGGTGGAGAAGGAACGAAGGAGAACCCTTATCTTATAGAAACGGCAGCACATTTGGACAATGTCCGCAACTATTTGGGAGAAGGATATCATTTTCAGTTGGTGCAAGACATTGATCTGACGGCTTATCTTGATCCCGGTGGTCCAGGGTGGGAGCCGATCGGTGACAATGCTAACAGGTTTGAAGGCCATATTAATGGAAATGGTTATCGAATAACAGGATTTTTTATTAACCGAACAGATGGGAACTATATTGGATTATTTGGAGTGATCGGTGAAAACGGGCTGGTGCGAAATCTCAGTTTAACAGGTGACTACATTACAGTAGAAGGTGCACCGGCTTTGGTCGGCGCTTTGACGGGAAATAATTACGGCGTAATTGATAACGTGTCGGTGGAAATAGGGGATGGAATCACATTGTCACCCCAATCTGCCTATGTAGGAGGATTAGTCGGCACTAATCACGGTGAAATTTGGAATTCTAATGTTAACAGTGATGTGAACGGAGGAAATGAAGTAGGAGGATTGGTAGGAAGAAACGCTTCTAACAATACTACACGTATTGGGATCATCCATAATTCCCACGCTACTGGTAATGTCAGCGGGCAAGACATGGTTGGTGGGTTGGTCGGGAATGCATCAGGAAAGATCCGGTACTCGTATGCTACGGGTAATGTTGACGGGCTAGAAAGTGTTGGTGGATTGATCGGTACTAGCGTTCGTATTGAGGTCGATGCAAGTTATGCCACTAGTGATGTAACTGGGGAATCATCAGTTGGTGGTCTAATTGGAGACGTTAGGATAGATAATTCACGTTCCTCTGTCCGCAACAGTTTTGCTATTGGAAAAGTAACATTACCATCGACAGGCGGAGATGTAGGTGGACTTATCGGAACAAATTTTTCGGGTGATGTGGAAAACAGTTATGCTGCCGGTCAGATTGAGGCTTCAGGCGCTTCAAATGTTGGTGGTCTTATTGGGAGACAAGCAGGAGGATTCTCTTCTGGTACAGTCGAAAATAGTTTCTACGATGAAGATACGACGGGGCAGAGTGACACCGGTAAAGGTACTCCGATGTCTACGGCGGACATGAAAGACCGGTCCACATTTGAAGATGCAGGTTGGGATTTTGATTGGATTTGGGGTATAGAGTCTGATGATTATCCTCACCATGATTTGTACTTTACATTGACTTATCAAGCGGATGATCTTGATCATGGCGACGTACCATCTGATGAAATACATAGTCGGGGATCTGTTGTTTTGGTGGCAGACCAAGGGAATATGTCCAGAACAGGCTATTCTTTCAGTGGATGGAATACAGCTTTAGATGGGAGTGGCGAGACATACGACCCATACAGTCCGGTGTTTAATAGTTTTGTTATGGGGGCGAATGACAAGACTCTCTATGCTCAGTGGTCAATCAACAAATATGATGTGCATTTTGATGGCAATGATTATGACAGTGGACAGGCCCCTCTGACTGAAACAATATTGTATGAAAGTGAGGTGAATGTTCCGGATCAACACACTTTAGTCAAGGACGGGTATACGTTCACAGGTTGGAACACGGAACGTGATGGAAGTGGAGATTTTTATGAGCCAGGGGACACCTTTCGAATGGGAACAGAGCCTGTCACCTTGTATGCGCAGTGGGAAATCAACGTTTATAGTGTTAGTTTTGAATCGAATGGGGGAAGCCAAGTATCGGAAGTAGAAGCCGAGTATGGAACGGCCATAACAGAGCCACTTCCACCAGAAAAAGAAGGCCATTTATTCAAAGGATGGTACCAAGACGAGTTGCTCACAGAAGCGTGGGATTTTGAAACGAGCAAGGTTAGCGAAAATATGATCTTGTATGCAAAGTGGGAAATCAACGAATATACTGTTAGTTTTGAATCGAATGGGGGAAGCCAAGTATCGGAAGTAGAAGCCGAGTATGGTTCGTCTATCACAGAGCCAGTTCCACCAGAAAAAGAAGGCCATTCATTCAAAGGATGGTATCAAGATGAGTTTCTCACGGAAGCATGGGATTTCAAAACGGACACGGTTAGCGGAGATATGACCCTGTATGCAAAGTGGGAAATCAACGTTTATAGTGTTAGTTTTGAATCCAATGGTGGCAGCCAAGTATCGGAAGTAGATACAGAGTTTGCTTCATTGATCGAAGAACCAACACCACCAGAAAAAGAAGGGCATTCATTCAAAGGGTGGTATCAAGATAAGTTGCTCACAGAAGCGTGGGAATTCGAAACGGACACGGTTATCGGAGATATGACCCTGTATGCAAAGTGGGAAATCAACGTTTATACCGTCAGCTTTGCAACGAATGGAGGCAGTAAAGTATCAGAAGTAGATGCAGAGTTTGCTTCACTGATCGCAGAACCAACACCACCAGAAAAAGAAGGCCATTCATTCAAAGAATGGTATCAAGATGAGTTACTCACGGAAGCGTGGGAATTCGAACGGACACGGTTAACGAAAATATGA
- a CDS encoding InlB B-repeat-containing protein, with protein MGIRTDTVNENMTLYAKWEINVYTVSFATNGGSKVSEVDAEFASLIEEPTPPEKEGHSFKGWYQDELLTEAWDFEVETITENITLYAKWEINVYTVSFESNGGSQVSEVEAEYGSSITEPVPPEKEGHSFLGWYQDELLTEAWDFETSTVSEDMILYAKWEINEYTVSFELNGGSHVSEVEAEYGSTITEPAPPEKEGHSFLGWYQDELHTEAWDFETDVISENMTLYAQWSINNYDVHYDGNDYDSGEAPLTEAFAYDSEVTVAGQHTLGRNGYTFIGWNTERDGSGDQFEPGDTYRMGSEPLTLYAQWASNNAKLSELVISHGTLTPIFEADYAHYAVEVGHQVTSITITPTLQDTRSTVSISQNEAASGEVSSAIPLEEGLNTIIIDITAEDGSTYAYTVDVMRKVTDQFAQLTRESHFVTLDDEQIHMLDEEGTLRVDLQGELDDVTEVKFTQYQVQLLQEKGAFVQVVKEDLLVYIPFINFEPVKDLNITIQRQDYNIDTFAFADRSASAIYQLNIDQNGERISVFEHDIQLSFPVKNIGETNLEELQVYYFNPDGQEWELIGGTYNNGYIHATTSHFSTFAVFHPDHLSVEDDVTQDENGEEKSEEDNKEEIVEENTEEDNKEEKTIEAGEELPLTATRTYQFLLAGIIMLVGGSCIYVFYRRRNIMKT; from the coding sequence GTGGGAATTCGAACGGACACGGTTAACGAAAATATGACCCTGTATGCAAAGTGGGAAATCAACGTTTATACCGTCAGCTTTGCAACGAATGGAGGCAGTAAAGTATCAGAAGTAGATGCAGAGTTTGCTTCATTGATCGAAGAACCAACACCACCAGAAAAAGAAGGGCATTCATTCAAAGGGTGGTATCAAGATGAGTTGCTCACAGAAGCGTGGGATTTTGAAGTAGAAACAATTACTGAAAATATAACTTTGTATGCTAAATGGGAGATCAACGTTTATACTGTTAGTTTTGAATCGAATGGTGGCAGCCAAGTATCGGAAGTAGAAGCCGAGTATGGTTCGTCTATCACAGAGCCAGTTCCACCAGAAAAAGAAGGCCATTCATTCTTAGGATGGTATCAAGATGAGTTGCTCACAGAAGCGTGGGATTTCGAAACGAGCACGGTTAGCGAAGATATGATCCTGTATGCAAAGTGGGAAATCAACGAATATACAGTTAGTTTTGAATTGAATGGGGGAAGCCATGTTTCGGAAGTAGAAGCCGAGTATGGTTCGACCATAACAGAGCCAGCTCCACCAGAAAAGGAAGGCCATTCATTCTTAGGGTGGTATCAAGACGAGTTGCATACAGAAGCGTGGGATTTTGAAACCGATGTGATCAGCGAAAATATGACTTTATATGCCCAGTGGTCTATCAACAATTACGATGTGCATTATGATGGCAATGATTATGACAGCGGAGAGGCCCCATTGACTGAAGCATTTGCGTATGACAGTGAAGTGACCGTGGCTGGTCAGCACACGTTAGGCAGGAACGGGTATACGTTTATAGGTTGGAACACGGAACGTGACGGTAGTGGAGATCAGTTTGAGCCAGGAGACACCTATCGAATGGGATCAGAGCCTCTCACCCTGTATGCGCAGTGGGCTAGCAACAACGCCAAGTTGAGTGAATTAGTCATTAGTCATGGGACATTAACGCCAATTTTTGAAGCTGATTACGCTCACTATGCGGTAGAAGTTGGTCATCAGGTGACATCTATCACCATCACACCGACGCTTCAGGACACAAGATCTACGGTAAGTATCAGTCAAAATGAAGCAGCGAGCGGGGAAGTGTCGAGTGCCATCCCGTTAGAGGAAGGGCTAAATACTATAATAATCGACATAACGGCAGAGGATGGATCGACATATGCTTACACAGTTGATGTCATGAGGAAAGTAACTGATCAGTTTGCCCAACTGACTAGAGAAAGCCATTTTGTGACACTTGATGATGAGCAGATCCACATGTTGGATGAGGAAGGAACGCTCCGGGTTGATCTGCAAGGTGAACTTGATGACGTGACCGAAGTTAAATTTACTCAGTATCAGGTGCAACTCTTACAGGAAAAAGGGGCGTTTGTACAAGTAGTCAAGGAAGATTTGTTAGTGTATATTCCCTTCATTAATTTTGAACCTGTCAAAGACTTAAATATAACGATTCAGAGACAGGATTATAATATAGATACATTCGCTTTTGCTGATAGATCAGCAAGTGCGATTTATCAATTGAATATTGATCAGAATGGGGAGCGGATTTCTGTATTCGAGCATGATATACAATTATCATTCCCTGTAAAAAATATCGGAGAAACCAATTTAGAAGAACTTCAAGTGTATTACTTTAATCCTGATGGACAAGAATGGGAATTGATTGGTGGAACATACAATAATGGATATATTCATGCTACGACGAGCCATTTTAGTACTTTTGCAGTCTTTCATCCTGATCACTTGTCCGTAGAAGACGATGTGACTCAAGATGAAAATGGAGAGGAAAAATCTGAAGAAGATAACAAAGAGGAAATCGTAGAAGAAAATACTGAAGAAGATAACAAAGAGGAAAAGACTATAGAGGCAGGAGAAGAATTACCACTTACGGCAACGAGGACATACCAATTTTTACTGGCAGGGATAATTATGTTGGTTGGGGGATCATGTATTTATGTTTTTTATCGCCGAAGAAATATAATGAAGACCTGA
- a CDS encoding TetR/AcrR family transcriptional regulator translates to MTKKISSKEKIIETASRLFQEQGYHATGLNQITKESGAPKGSLYYYFPDGKEQLASVAVNNTADNVAERIKNGLMEEDDPIKAIQTFIQQLASAFEEKDKRMGIPVAAVALETANTSEVIRTACVDAYDSWHNIFAAKLITAGYEENQAQESALVINALIEGAFINVIIRKDGEPLRQIAKYIPNILGDKAQY, encoded by the coding sequence TTGACAAAAAAAATATCATCTAAAGAAAAAATCATCGAAACGGCATCTAGACTATTTCAAGAGCAAGGCTATCATGCAACAGGACTGAATCAAATAACAAAAGAAAGTGGTGCTCCGAAAGGTTCACTCTATTATTACTTTCCTGATGGGAAGGAGCAACTTGCTAGTGTTGCTGTAAACAACACAGCTGATAATGTTGCTGAAAGGATTAAGAATGGGCTAATGGAGGAGGACGATCCTATTAAAGCGATTCAAACTTTTATACAACAATTAGCCAGTGCCTTTGAAGAAAAGGATAAACGAATGGGAATTCCTGTGGCAGCTGTAGCGTTGGAGACAGCAAATACGAGTGAAGTTATTCGAACAGCGTGTGTTGATGCTTATGATAGCTGGCATAATATATTCGCTGCAAAGCTAATAACAGCAGGATATGAGGAAAACCAGGCACAAGAATCTGCATTAGTTATTAATGCACTTATTGAGGGAGCCTTCATTAATGTGATAATAAGAAAGGATGGTGAGCCTTTACGGCAAATAGCAAAATATATTCCAAATATTTTAGGAGATAAAGCTCAATATTGA
- a CDS encoding NmrA family NAD(P)-binding protein produces MGKSSILVTGATGNIGYYVASELAAKGEKVKVALFDPEKEGTKFKEMGVEMVKFDFLDTTTFRGALNNVKKIFLIRPPQLAKPKKDMKPFLDQLKEKGMEQICICFSYGSRKKSHRSTPKN; encoded by the coding sequence ATGGGAAAATCAAGTATTTTAGTTACTGGTGCAACAGGAAATATCGGCTACTATGTAGCTAGTGAACTGGCAGCAAAAGGGGAAAAAGTAAAAGTGGCACTGTTCGATCCAGAAAAAGAAGGAACAAAGTTTAAGGAGATGGGTGTGGAGATGGTGAAATTTGATTTTCTTGATACCACTACCTTTAGGGGAGCTTTAAATAATGTAAAAAAAATATTCCTTATTCGACCACCACAGTTGGCCAAACCTAAAAAGGATATGAAACCATTTCTAGATCAATTAAAGGAAAAAGGAATGGAGCAAATTTGTATTTGTTTCTCTTATGGGAGTAGAAAAAAATCCCATCGTTCCACACCGAAAAATTGA
- a CDS encoding NmrA family NAD(P)-binding protein: protein MGVEKNPIVPHRKIEDMIRDSGIGYTFLRPSFFMQNLNTTHRQDISLRNELYMPVGKAKTSFIDTRDIASVAATCLIERGHTNKSYTLTGAKAIDYVEVGEILSNTLGRKIEYKNPRTLAFRRNLIKRGTKKEFANVMTMLYILTRLGTAEKVTGDVRYILNREPITFEQYALDFQEAWQ from the coding sequence ATGGGAGTAGAAAAAAATCCCATCGTTCCACACCGAAAAATTGAAGATATGATCCGAGACTCAGGAATTGGATATACTTTTTTACGACCATCCTTTTTTATGCAAAATTTGAATACGACCCACCGACAGGATATATCTTTAAGAAATGAATTATATATGCCAGTTGGAAAGGCTAAAACAAGCTTTATCGATACACGGGATATCGCTTCCGTAGCTGCGACATGTTTGATAGAGAGGGGACACACTAATAAATCGTATACACTAACAGGGGCAAAAGCCATTGACTATGTAGAAGTTGGTGAAATATTATCTAACACGTTAGGGAGAAAAATAGAATACAAGAATCCACGTACATTGGCGTTTCGCAGGAACTTAATAAAAAGGGGGACAAAAAAGGAGTTTGCCAATGTCATGACGATGCTTTATATCCTTACACGTCTTGGAACAGCAGAGAAAGTGACGGGGGATGTAAGATATATTTTGAATAGAGAACCTATCACCTTTGAACAATACGCGCTAGATTTTCAAGAGGCTTGGCAATAA
- a CDS encoding DUF6069 family protein — translation MYKNNFSSYLKTGVLAAVIIAVIANVLFIVSSLLFGHEIGFIGQDRDTLYIVFITFATVMALLIGTVLFYFLQKYTKNPVVWFGIIVLLGFLYNTYMAEVDLDRDFKATAHLIHVIVSGLAIYLVPKLSKK, via the coding sequence ATGTATAAAAATAATTTTTCGTCTTATTTAAAAACAGGTGTATTAGCGGCGGTAATCATTGCAGTTATCGCAAATGTGTTATTTATTGTTTCTAGTTTACTCTTTGGTCATGAGATAGGATTTATCGGTCAGGACCGGGATACACTTTACATTGTTTTTATTACCTTTGCAACAGTGATGGCACTACTAATAGGAACAGTTTTATTTTATTTTCTTCAAAAGTATACGAAAAATCCGGTGGTTTGGTTTGGGATAATCGTTTTACTGGGATTTCTCTACAATACGTACATGGCAGAAGTAGATTTAGACAGAGATTTTAAAGCAACAGCACACCTGATTCATGTAATCGTAAGCGGATTGGCCATTTACTTAGTACCAAAACTTTCAAAAAAATAG